A genomic region of Drosophila biarmipes strain raj3 unplaced genomic scaffold, RU_DBia_V1.1 ptg000015l, whole genome shotgun sequence contains the following coding sequences:
- the LOC127011842 gene encoding uncharacterized protein LOC127011842 → MIRSVEISSHKIKKREMRWTGQGCSKRSNCDIYYSWHAERCEFGCGFVVSRRLRHHDSNFTPVSERLATIRVKARFFNLSIIYAHTTMEEKDAFYARLEYSYDRCPDHDVKLILGDFDAKIGRERIFDPTVGRFSLHETTSNNGQRCDRRKACLKREGRAYVSWNQH, encoded by the exons ATgatccggagcgtcgagatctcatcgcacaagATTAAAAAGagg GAAATGAGATGGACAGGACAAGGTTGCTCCAAGCGATCAAACTGCGATATCTACTACAGCTGGCATGCAGAGAGGTGTGAATTTGGATGCGGATTTGTAGTAAGCCGGAGACTTCGCCACCACGACTCCAATTTCACCCCAGTGAGTGAACGGCTGGCTACAATCCGCGTCAAAGCTAGGTTTTTCAATCTTAGCATAATTTACGCGCACACCACGATGGAGGAGAAGGATGCATTCTACGCGAGACTCGAGTACTCATACGACCGCTGCCCAGACCACGACGTGAAGCTTATCCTCGGGGACTTCGACGCAAAGATCGGTCGCGAACGCATCTTTGACCCCACCGTCGGTCGATTTAGCCTCCATGAGACCACCTCGAACAACGGTCAACGTTGCGATAGACGGAAGGCATGCCTCAAGCGTGAAGGACGTGCGTACGTTTCGTGGAATCAACATTGA